In one Streptomyces sp. T12 genomic region, the following are encoded:
- a CDS encoding antibiotic biosynthesis monooxygenase — MAEVNDPRVGFVAVVTFPVDGPATQRKLVELATGGVQEWIREVPGFLSATYHASTDGTAVVNYAQWESEQAYRENFSADPRSAKLREALSSLPGLMGPPKAVFMTPQGSILPS; from the coding sequence ATGGCTGAAGTGAACGATCCCCGGGTGGGCTTTGTCGCCGTCGTCACCTTCCCGGTGGACGGCCCCGCCACCCAGCGCAAGCTGGTGGAGCTGGCCACGGGTGGGGTGCAGGAGTGGATCCGCGAGGTGCCCGGCTTCCTGTCGGCCACGTATCACGCGAGCACGGACGGCACCGCGGTCGTCAACTACGCCCAGTGGGAGAGCGAGCAGGCCTACCGGGAGAACTTCAGCGCCGACCCGCGCTCGGCGAAGCTGCGGGAGGCGCTGAGCTCTCTGCCCGGGCTCATGGGACCGCCGAAGGCCGTCTTCATGACTCCACAGGGGTCGATCCTGCCGTCCTGA
- a CDS encoding TetR/AcrR family transcriptional regulator: MPRSEGRRPMPEEIPVPPWRRPKKAPPRMPLTQDRIVDTALGILDAEGLDALSMRRLAQELKTGHASLYAHVGNRDELLDLVFDLVLTEVEIPEPEPGRWAEQVKEMCRSLRRVFLAHRDLARIAIDRVPLGPNGIMGMERTLNLLRAGGLRDELAAYGGDLLSTFVTAEALEQSSRHSGAEQSEEQAGMFADQLHGYLKSLPAAQFPNLVHLAGPITSLDSDRRFELGLEIIIAGLVAGAGEGADDGVGDGADDAVRTAGSTPVES, from the coding sequence CTGCCGCGAAGCGAAGGAAGGAGGCCCATGCCCGAGGAGATCCCCGTGCCTCCGTGGCGCCGGCCGAAGAAGGCGCCGCCGCGCATGCCCCTGACCCAGGACCGGATCGTCGACACGGCGCTCGGCATCCTCGACGCCGAGGGACTCGACGCGCTGAGCATGCGGCGGCTCGCACAGGAGCTGAAGACCGGGCACGCTTCGCTGTACGCGCACGTGGGGAACCGGGACGAGCTGCTCGACCTCGTCTTCGACCTCGTACTGACCGAGGTGGAGATCCCGGAACCGGAGCCGGGCCGCTGGGCGGAGCAGGTCAAGGAGATGTGCCGGTCACTGCGGCGGGTGTTCCTGGCCCACCGGGATCTGGCGCGCATCGCGATCGACCGGGTGCCACTCGGGCCCAACGGGATCATGGGGATGGAGCGCACCCTGAATCTGCTGCGCGCGGGGGGCCTGCGGGACGAACTCGCCGCCTACGGGGGCGACCTGCTGTCGACCTTCGTCACGGCGGAGGCCCTGGAACAGTCGTCCCGGCATTCCGGTGCGGAGCAGAGCGAGGAGCAGGCCGGCATGTTCGCCGACCAGCTCCACGGCTACCTGAAGTCGCTGCCGGCCGCCCAGTTCCCGAACCTGGTCCACCTGGCCGGCCCGATCACCTCGCTCGACTCCGACCGCCGGTTCGAGCTCGGCCTCGAGATCATCATCGCCGGCCTGGTGGCCGGAGCCGGCGAAGGTGCGGACGACGGCGTCGGGGACGGTGCGGACGACGCCGTCAGGACGGCAGGATCGACCCCTGTGGAGTCATGA